From Hartmannibacter diazotrophicus, a single genomic window includes:
- a CDS encoding patatin-like phospholipase family protein, translating to MNTHTDASRLAAGKARPVQPVTARSKKVLNLALQGGGAHGAFTWGVLDRLLEEEDLSFEGVVATSAGAMNAAVLAYGLAEGGRRGAQTALANFWRRVSHAAAFGPLQPSLFDRLSGTRSLENSPAFLVFDLMTRLMSPYQFNPANINPLKSVLKQSVDLEALKSSKCSLKLKICATNVRSGKVKVFANDELSVDAILASACLPFLFQAVEIDGEAYWDGGYMGNPAIFPLIYGCETPDVLVVHINPIEREEVPKMAMEILNRINEISFNSSLMREMRAIAFVTKLIETHPDIDLGLKSVFVHGISDEEAMKKLGVSSKLNADWTALVDLRDRGREKADEWLETNYDHIGQASTVDIWARYL from the coding sequence ATGAACACTCATACTGATGCTTCGCGGCTGGCGGCGGGCAAGGCCCGACCGGTGCAGCCCGTGACCGCCCGGTCGAAGAAGGTACTGAACTTGGCGCTGCAGGGTGGCGGCGCGCACGGGGCTTTCACCTGGGGGGTGCTCGATCGCCTGCTGGAGGAAGAGGATCTTTCGTTCGAAGGCGTGGTCGCCACCAGTGCCGGTGCCATGAATGCGGCGGTTCTGGCCTATGGCCTTGCCGAAGGCGGGCGACGCGGAGCGCAGACGGCGCTGGCCAATTTCTGGCGCCGTGTCAGTCATGCCGCCGCGTTCGGCCCGCTGCAGCCGAGCCTGTTCGACCGGCTTTCAGGCACCCGATCGCTCGAGAACTCGCCGGCCTTTTTGGTCTTCGACCTCATGACGCGGCTGATGTCGCCCTACCAGTTCAATCCGGCGAACATCAATCCGTTGAAGTCGGTGCTGAAGCAGTCGGTCGACCTTGAGGCGCTGAAGAGTTCGAAATGCTCGCTGAAGCTCAAGATCTGCGCGACGAACGTGCGCAGCGGCAAGGTCAAGGTCTTTGCCAATGACGAGCTTTCGGTCGATGCGATCCTTGCCTCTGCCTGCCTGCCGTTCCTCTTCCAGGCCGTCGAGATCGATGGCGAAGCCTACTGGGACGGCGGATACATGGGCAATCCGGCGATTTTTCCGCTGATCTACGGATGCGAGACGCCTGACGTTCTCGTTGTTCACATCAACCCGATCGAGCGCGAGGAAGTGCCGAAGATGGCGATGGAGATCCTCAACCGGATCAACGAAATCAGCTTCAACTCCTCGCTGATGCGTGAGATGCGCGCCATTGCCTTCGTCACAAAACTGATCGAGACCCACCCCGACATCGACCTTGGGCTCAAGTCGGTCTTTGTGCATGGCATTTCGGATGAAGAGGCAATGAAAAAGCTGGGCGTTTCAAGCAAATTGAATGCGGATTGGACGGCGCTCGTGGACCTTCGCGATCGTGGGCGCGAAAAGGCCGATGAGTGGCTGGAGACCAACTATGACCATATTGGGCAGGCCTCCACGGTGGATATTTGGGCCCGCTATCTCTGA
- a CDS encoding cupin domain-containing protein has protein sequence MSDTSAPTGPKWTSEIGLGFAETFRKLGFKAVVPSADNLEPAPIPPEWIVDGAPVARMTVLAESADGGVTTTLWDCTAGTFRWHFTWEETVHIVEGEVIVTDLSGRTRRLVAGDVGYFPGGTWALWHVPEHVRKIAFCRQPAPRIAIKALRLFSGLLTRLTRPHGSGFSKAPGLPD, from the coding sequence ATGTCAGATACGAGTGCCCCGACCGGGCCGAAGTGGACCTCCGAGATCGGACTGGGATTTGCCGAGACCTTCCGCAAGCTCGGCTTCAAGGCGGTTGTGCCGAGTGCGGACAATCTGGAACCCGCTCCCATTCCGCCGGAATGGATCGTCGACGGAGCCCCGGTCGCCCGGATGACCGTTCTCGCCGAAAGCGCGGACGGCGGCGTGACGACCACGCTCTGGGACTGCACGGCCGGAACCTTCCGCTGGCATTTCACCTGGGAGGAAACGGTTCACATCGTCGAGGGCGAAGTGATCGTGACGGATCTTTCAGGCAGGACACGCCGTCTCGTCGCCGGCGACGTCGGCTATTTTCCCGGCGGAACCTGGGCGCTCTGGCACGTGCCGGAGCATGTCCGCAAGATCGCCTTTTGCCGTCAGCCCGCCCCGCGCATCGCGATCAAGGCCCTGAGGCTCTTTTCTGGGCTGCTCACTCGCTTGACCCGCCCGCATGGCTCGGGCTTTTCCAAGGCGCCCGGCCTGCCGGACTGA
- a CDS encoding molybdopterin-dependent oxidoreductase encodes MSSLLTRRRFLIGGTLGTGALALGGGYALEQNVDVDAVLRSAETLTMGAQRTLLRHRPLAREFSAADISPTFRVNGTQAPDSKEYAALREGGFADWKLKIGGLVNRPLEFSLADLKKLPSRSQITRHDCVEGWSAIGKWTGVPLGLMLHAAGLKPNARFAVFHCADELEKTFDGSGRYYESIDLIDAFHPQTILAYAMNDQNLTVGHGAPLRLRVERQLGYKQAKYVMRIEVVDSFGGLWGGRGGFWEDRGYEWYAGI; translated from the coding sequence ATGAGCAGCCTTCTGACCCGCCGGCGCTTCCTGATCGGCGGCACGCTCGGCACCGGTGCGCTTGCGCTGGGTGGCGGCTACGCCTTGGAGCAGAATGTTGATGTCGATGCCGTGCTGCGATCGGCGGAGACGCTCACGATGGGCGCACAGCGAACGTTGCTGCGGCATAGGCCTCTCGCGCGGGAATTCTCTGCGGCTGACATTTCGCCAACATTCCGGGTCAACGGCACGCAAGCGCCCGACTCCAAAGAGTATGCCGCGCTACGCGAGGGCGGCTTTGCCGACTGGAAACTGAAAATCGGCGGGCTGGTGAACCGACCGCTGGAGTTTTCGTTGGCGGACCTCAAGAAGCTTCCTTCGCGCAGCCAGATCACCCGCCATGACTGCGTTGAGGGCTGGAGCGCGATCGGTAAATGGACCGGCGTTCCGCTTGGGCTCATGCTGCATGCGGCAGGGCTTAAGCCGAACGCCCGCTTCGCCGTCTTCCATTGTGCCGACGAGTTGGAGAAGACGTTCGATGGCAGCGGCCGCTACTACGAGAGCATCGACCTCATCGACGCGTTTCATCCGCAGACGATCCTCGCTTACGCGATGAACGACCAGAACCTCACGGTGGGGCACGGCGCGCCGTTGCGCCTCAGGGTCGAACGGCAGCTTGGCTACAAGCAGGCCAAATACGTCATGCGCATCGAGGTCGTCGACAGCTTCGGGGGCCTATGGGGCGGCAGAGGCGGCTTCTGGGAGGACCGAGGTTACGAATGGTACGCGGGGATCTGA
- a CDS encoding SDR family oxidoreductase: MAPASIFSDAESLPGNKRRGRSAHISHHLKTEEAHSMKLEGNTILITGGTSGIGRALAEAFHQRGNRVIVTGRRQSLLDEIAAAHPGIIGMPLDLDEPASLSRLGTEVRTRFPELNVLVANAGVSRQEDMTAGSWDASNAVEIVRTNILGVLAATAEFLPILKGQPNATIVATSSALAFVPRVDFSTYCASKAFLHSWLVSVRHQLRNVPVEVLELSPPYVQTELTGVQQASDPRAMPLDAFVATVMRLLERGDHPRGEILLERDHVRRWAERDGTYDAIFAAMNPS, from the coding sequence ATGGCGCCCGCTTCCATTTTCTCCGATGCCGAAAGCCTGCCCGGAAATAAGCGGCGCGGGCGAAGCGCGCACATCTCCCATCACCTGAAAACTGAGGAAGCCCATTCCATGAAACTCGAGGGAAACACGATCCTAATTACGGGCGGAACGAGCGGCATCGGCCGCGCGCTTGCGGAAGCCTTTCACCAGCGGGGCAACCGGGTGATCGTCACGGGTCGGCGCCAGAGCCTTCTCGACGAAATCGCGGCCGCTCATCCTGGAATCATCGGGATGCCGCTTGATCTTGATGAACCAGCCTCGCTGTCTCGCCTCGGTACCGAGGTGCGCACACGGTTCCCGGAGCTCAATGTGCTTGTCGCCAACGCCGGCGTTTCGCGGCAGGAAGACATGACTGCTGGTAGCTGGGACGCTTCGAATGCAGTCGAGATCGTACGGACGAATATCCTTGGCGTGCTGGCGGCAACCGCAGAGTTCCTGCCGATCCTGAAGGGCCAGCCGAACGCCACCATCGTGGCGACCAGCTCCGCACTCGCCTTCGTGCCGCGCGTGGATTTCTCGACTTACTGCGCCAGTAAGGCATTCCTGCACTCCTGGCTCGTCTCGGTGCGGCATCAATTGCGCAATGTGCCGGTCGAGGTTCTCGAACTCTCTCCGCCCTATGTGCAGACAGAGCTTACGGGTGTTCAGCAGGCCTCCGACCCCCGCGCCATGCCTCTCGACGCGTTTGTCGCAACCGTCATGCGGCTTCTCGAGCGCGGCGACCACCCGCGCGGCGAAATCCTGCTTGAACGCGATCATGTGCGGCGGTGGGCGGAGCGGGACGGCACGTACGACGCCATTTTTGCTGCGATGAACCCGTCATAA
- a CDS encoding nuclear transport factor 2 family protein yields MNSPNLPDLETRLRTIEDKLAIYELIASHPPSADTGHANYTLSVYREDGVFDRGPTLDGAKGARDIAAFIQRPEHDDAIRGGLAHFAGLPLIDLRGDVATVTSYLMIVHLDHEGEPRELPNHGVSTGYRIHRAVVNRWELERHDGRWMIAKRTLLPVDGSANHQDLLRKGLNDLHLA; encoded by the coding sequence ATGAACTCGCCCAACTTGCCCGATCTTGAAACCAGGCTGCGTACGATCGAAGACAAGCTCGCAATCTACGAGCTTATCGCATCTCATCCGCCAAGCGCGGATACGGGGCATGCGAACTATACTTTGTCGGTCTACCGCGAAGATGGCGTTTTCGACCGCGGACCGACGCTCGACGGTGCGAAAGGCGCCAGGGACATTGCCGCGTTCATACAAAGACCAGAGCACGACGACGCTATTCGCGGCGGGCTCGCTCATTTTGCCGGCCTGCCGCTTATCGATCTGCGGGGCGACGTCGCTACAGTGACATCCTATCTCATGATTGTTCATCTGGACCATGAGGGCGAGCCGCGCGAGTTGCCAAATCACGGTGTCTCGACGGGATACCGGATTCACCGCGCCGTCGTGAACCGCTGGGAACTCGAACGGCATGATGGCCGCTGGATGATTGCCAAGCGGACTCTTCTGCCCGTCGACGGGTCGGCCAATCACCAGGACCTGTTGCGCAAGGGACTGAACGATCTACACTTGGCGTAG
- a CDS encoding 3-hydroxybutyrate dehydrogenase, producing MLLVDPTTSDMETGRRALEGRSAIVTGSTSGIGLGIAEALARAGAAVMLNGFGDPEEIETQRASLSECCDVDVAYDAANMTDPKAIRMMAEHAAMRFGQVDIIVNNAGIQHVAPVEDFPAEKWDAILAINLSAAFHLVQATFQGMRRRGFGRVINVASAHGLIASPFKSAYVAAKHGMVGLTKVVALEGAEDGITCNAICPGYVWTPLVEKQIDGQAASHGIGRDAVIRDVFLKEQPTKRFATVEEMGALAVFLCSDGAASITGTALPVDGGWTAH from the coding sequence ATGCTTCTGGTCGACCCCACCACTTCAGACATGGAAACCGGTCGGCGCGCCCTCGAGGGACGCAGTGCCATCGTCACAGGCTCCACCAGCGGGATTGGTCTCGGCATCGCCGAGGCGCTGGCCAGGGCGGGCGCCGCTGTCATGCTCAACGGCTTCGGCGATCCGGAGGAAATCGAGACCCAGCGGGCGAGCCTCTCCGAATGTTGCGATGTCGACGTTGCCTATGACGCCGCCAACATGACGGACCCGAAGGCCATCCGCATGATGGCCGAGCACGCCGCGATGCGCTTTGGGCAAGTTGACATCATCGTCAACAACGCCGGCATCCAGCACGTGGCGCCGGTCGAGGACTTTCCGGCCGAAAAGTGGGATGCGATTCTGGCCATCAACCTTTCGGCCGCGTTCCATCTCGTTCAGGCAACCTTCCAGGGCATGCGCCGGCGCGGATTTGGGCGCGTCATAAACGTTGCGTCGGCGCACGGTCTCATCGCCTCGCCGTTCAAATCGGCCTATGTCGCAGCCAAGCACGGTATGGTCGGGTTGACCAAGGTCGTGGCTCTGGAAGGGGCCGAGGACGGCATTACCTGCAATGCGATCTGCCCCGGCTACGTCTGGACGCCCTTGGTGGAAAAGCAGATTGACGGCCAGGCGGCCTCCCACGGGATCGGGCGCGACGCTGTCATCCGTGACGTCTTCCTCAAGGAGCAGCCGACAAAGCGCTTCGCGACCGTCGAGGAAATGGGCGCTCTCGCTGTCTTCCTTTGCTCCGATGGTGCCGCGTCGATCACAGGCACGGCCTTGCCCGTCGACGGTGGCTGGACGGCGCACTAG
- a CDS encoding TetR/AcrR family transcriptional regulator gives MSNLTNTSDDILRCARSLIVAGGYNGFSYADISEVVGIRKASIHHHFPSKVDLVRTLVRRYREDAEAGLAELERHTPEPADQLRAYTGFWAACIADGTRTFCVCALLASEMPVLPPDVATEVKAYFRMFSAWLTSVMEKGAEQGTLVLSGTARSEAEGFMATVHGAMLSARAYDDPAVFATITQPLIERLIAVRQ, from the coding sequence ATGAGCAATTTGACAAATACCTCCGACGACATTCTGCGTTGCGCCCGCTCGCTCATCGTCGCCGGCGGATACAACGGCTTCAGCTATGCCGACATCTCCGAAGTGGTCGGGATCCGCAAGGCGAGTATCCACCATCATTTCCCAAGCAAGGTCGATCTCGTCCGCACCCTCGTGCGACGGTATCGCGAAGACGCTGAGGCGGGGCTCGCCGAGTTGGAACGGCACACGCCGGAGCCGGCTGATCAACTGCGCGCCTACACAGGTTTCTGGGCGGCGTGCATTGCCGATGGAACAAGAACTTTTTGCGTGTGCGCCTTGCTTGCCAGCGAAATGCCGGTGCTGCCGCCAGACGTCGCGACGGAAGTCAAAGCTTATTTCCGCATGTTTTCGGCCTGGCTGACTTCCGTGATGGAGAAAGGTGCAGAACAGGGGACCCTCGTTCTGTCCGGTACTGCCCGATCCGAGGCAGAGGGGTTCATGGCAACGGTGCACGGCGCCATGCTCTCGGCGCGGGCCTATGATGATCCCGCGGTATTCGCCACCATCACCCAGCCCCTGATCGAAAGGCTCATCGCAGTTCGGCAGTGA
- a CDS encoding cytochrome b/b6 domain-containing protein — MNEETRPAHAPSRQTTVLIRRHSVATRLTHWLNVLCLSVLLLSGLQIFNAYPRLHWGQYGADADPAFLTIGAGESNGDPRGYVRIGSISVPTTGVLGLSKIDGEWTPRAFPSWLTLPSYQDLAAGRRWHFFFAWAFVINGLVYLGYGLLSGHFLRDLAPDRHELAPGHIWRETLDHARLRFPSGEQARRYNTLQKLAYIAVIAGLLPLMVLTGLTMSPGVDAAFPVLLDIFGGRQTARTLHFITASLLVLFVVIHVAMVILSGPWNNVRAMITGRYVIRQGGHDA; from the coding sequence ATGAATGAGGAGACGCGCCCCGCGCACGCTCCATCACGCCAGACGACCGTCCTCATCCGGCGTCACTCCGTCGCGACCCGTCTGACGCACTGGCTGAACGTGCTTTGCCTCAGCGTCCTGCTCCTGAGCGGGCTCCAGATATTCAACGCCTATCCGAGGCTCCACTGGGGCCAGTACGGCGCCGACGCCGATCCTGCTTTCCTCACCATAGGTGCGGGCGAAAGCAACGGAGACCCTCGCGGCTATGTGCGGATCGGCAGTATCTCCGTTCCCACCACGGGTGTCCTGGGCCTATCGAAGATCGACGGCGAGTGGACTCCGCGGGCATTTCCAAGCTGGCTTACGCTTCCGTCCTATCAGGACCTCGCGGCCGGCCGGCGCTGGCACTTCTTCTTCGCCTGGGCCTTTGTCATCAACGGTCTTGTCTATCTCGGATACGGCCTCCTGAGCGGGCATTTCCTCCGTGATTTGGCGCCGGACCGTCATGAGCTCGCGCCGGGCCACATCTGGCGCGAGACCCTCGATCACGCTCGGCTGCGTTTTCCTTCGGGGGAGCAGGCCCGCCGCTACAATACGCTTCAGAAGCTCGCCTACATCGCGGTCATCGCGGGTCTGTTGCCTTTGATGGTGCTGACCGGGCTGACCATGTCGCCCGGCGTGGATGCGGCCTTTCCGGTTCTCCTCGATATCTTCGGCGGGCGTCAAACCGCCCGGACGCTTCACTTCATCACCGCATCGCTGCTCGTCCTGTTCGTCGTCATACACGTCGCCATGGTCATCCTCTCAGGCCCCTGGAACAACGTGCGCGCGATGATCACGGGCCGCTATGTCATCCGTCAGGGGGGACATGACGCATGA
- a CDS encoding MFS transporter, with product MPRGSQQGNLGDQSYWTLVGMSSSSSHATNPSGTSAFAGLSPVVLAVFLGFLAVSVPLGALSLEVGGNLGFGTIVVGSVIGLQSLATLLTRHQAGTLCDHRGPRRAVLIGLPLAASSGVAYVLSSVLPVDTAGKLAFMIAGRLVMGLGESLFLTGLMSLGIARLGADRTGRVMSWTGIAIYAALGLGAPLGLAAQAAYGFLGVGLVACLTPLLALAIIVRLPPTPAAGGTRVPFHRVLGLIWRPGLVLALAMVPFAVMAAFLPLHYAARGWSDAGIALFGFGAAYVLVRLVAPGLPDRFGATRVAIGSLSFELAGQVLLWLAPTPSTAALGAVLTGLGFSLVFPAMGVLATRSVPPDQRGRAVGNFIAFADIALGVTGPAVGLATQWGGIATAFLVGATATLAALLLLPSMKLGKTS from the coding sequence ATGCCGAGGGGGTCCCAGCAGGGAAATCTCGGCGATCAATCATATTGGACGCTTGTTGGTATGTCTTCATCTTCATCTCACGCAACGAATCCGTCTGGCACCTCCGCGTTCGCCGGACTCTCCCCCGTTGTACTTGCCGTGTTCCTCGGATTTCTGGCTGTAAGTGTGCCACTCGGCGCTCTGTCCCTGGAAGTCGGAGGTAACCTGGGCTTCGGCACAATCGTCGTCGGTTCGGTCATTGGCCTGCAGTCGCTGGCGACGCTGCTGACACGACATCAGGCCGGCACCCTTTGCGACCATCGTGGTCCTCGAAGGGCCGTCCTCATCGGGCTTCCGTTAGCGGCTAGCTCGGGCGTGGCATATGTGTTGTCGAGCGTGCTGCCCGTCGACACAGCCGGCAAGCTGGCCTTCATGATCGCCGGCCGGCTGGTGATGGGTCTTGGCGAGAGCCTCTTCCTGACCGGATTGATGAGCCTGGGCATTGCGCGCCTCGGGGCGGACCGGACCGGCAGGGTCATGTCATGGACCGGGATCGCAATCTACGCAGCCCTTGGTCTCGGTGCGCCGCTGGGTCTTGCCGCTCAGGCGGCCTACGGTTTCTTGGGGGTCGGGCTGGTCGCGTGCCTGACGCCTCTTCTGGCACTGGCCATCATTGTGCGTCTTCCGCCGACACCCGCTGCCGGCGGAACGCGCGTGCCTTTTCATCGCGTTCTTGGCCTGATCTGGCGTCCCGGACTCGTGCTTGCCCTGGCGATGGTGCCCTTTGCGGTGATGGCAGCTTTTCTGCCGCTTCACTACGCTGCGCGTGGATGGTCGGATGCCGGAATAGCGCTGTTCGGTTTCGGCGCCGCCTACGTTCTCGTGCGCCTGGTCGCACCGGGACTGCCGGATCGATTTGGCGCGACGAGAGTCGCGATCGGTTCATTGTCCTTCGAGCTCGCCGGGCAGGTGTTGTTGTGGCTGGCTCCGACCCCGAGCACCGCGGCGCTTGGAGCGGTCCTCACCGGCCTCGGCTTCTCGCTCGTTTTCCCGGCGATGGGGGTTCTGGCAACCCGATCCGTGCCGCCTGATCAGCGTGGTCGCGCGGTCGGGAACTTCATCGCCTTCGCGGATATTGCGCTTGGCGTCACCGGACCCGCCGTTGGTCTTGCAACGCAATGGGGCGGGATCGCCACAGCTTTTCTCGTCGGCGCGACCGCGACCTTGGCGGCACTCCTTCTGCTGCCCTCGATGAAGCTCGGCAAGACGTCCTGA
- a CDS encoding SIMPL domain-containing protein: MNRILLLLVGLTAASTFAASGAARAEEAPRLSTLSLSAEGVVSAPPDTAVVTTGVVTEGETAEAALAGNNKSMAALMAALKDAGLPERDIQTSNFSLQPVYAPYDKPSDAPSQGPRITGYQVMNRVTVTISNLETAGPLLDKVVKVGANNIEGISFEVADDSALMDEARQKALKEAKRRADLYAEAGGFSVGRILDMSENMVSPPRPYAMKTMAMRAEMDSVPLAAGETDLRVDVQVTYEILPK, translated from the coding sequence GTGAACCGAATTCTTCTGCTGCTGGTCGGACTGACCGCGGCATCCACTTTCGCGGCCAGCGGAGCCGCACGCGCGGAAGAGGCGCCGCGTCTTTCGACGCTGAGCCTTTCGGCCGAAGGCGTCGTTTCGGCGCCGCCGGACACGGCTGTCGTGACGACCGGCGTCGTCACCGAGGGAGAGACCGCGGAGGCGGCGCTTGCCGGCAACAACAAGAGCATGGCGGCGCTGATGGCCGCTCTCAAGGATGCGGGCCTGCCGGAGCGGGACATCCAGACCTCCAATTTCTCGCTGCAGCCGGTCTATGCGCCCTACGACAAGCCGAGCGACGCTCCGTCGCAAGGCCCGAGGATCACCGGCTACCAGGTCATGAACCGGGTGACGGTCACGATCAGCAATCTCGAAACCGCCGGGCCGCTGCTCGACAAGGTCGTCAAGGTCGGGGCCAACAACATCGAGGGCATTTCCTTCGAGGTCGCCGACGACAGCGCGTTGATGGATGAAGCCCGGCAGAAGGCGCTCAAGGAGGCGAAGCGCCGCGCGGATCTTTATGCCGAGGCCGGTGGCTTCTCGGTCGGCCGGATCCTCGACATGAGCGAGAACATGGTCTCTCCGCCGCGTCCCTACGCGATGAAGACGATGGCGATGCGGGCGGAAATGGACAGCGTGCCGCTGGCCGCAGGCGAGACGGACCTTCGCGTCGACGTGCAGGTGACCTACGAGATCCTGCCGAAGTAA
- a CDS encoding DUF3500 domain-containing protein produces the protein MMTRLFLAATLICAALPAATALAQGALDDRSRRAAVQANGRQVVEAAQVFFLSLTPSQREAVLNPYSFSSATHWSNLPEKDMAHARAGLSTGTLTPAQWQAFNGLLAAATGSGKNEGFDEIQQIMNADDFIRQSARRSAGYGRDQYRIAFLGVPSVAGRWQLQFGGHHLALNHTYAEGVLTGATPSFRGAEPTSFEFAGFLNQPMMRKLRAMSALISSLDRSQASSARFTRSPGHLVAGPGRDWHYPVKPYGIQATDLTVEQRQMLRSIIESYVRDTDDANAARLTAIYDGELDQTFVSFFGDATLDRDGDYFRIDGPSVWIELMMDGPWSFLKPHPHSVWRDKNTDYGGVRG, from the coding sequence ATGATGACCAGGCTTTTTTTGGCCGCGACGTTGATTTGTGCCGCGCTCCCTGCCGCCACGGCTCTGGCACAAGGCGCGTTGGATGACCGGTCGCGGCGAGCAGCAGTGCAGGCGAACGGCCGCCAGGTCGTGGAGGCGGCGCAGGTGTTCTTTCTCAGCCTGACGCCGTCCCAGCGCGAGGCGGTCCTCAACCCTTATTCCTTCTCGTCGGCCACGCACTGGTCGAATCTGCCAGAGAAGGACATGGCGCATGCACGGGCCGGCCTTTCTACCGGCACGCTAACACCTGCGCAGTGGCAGGCTTTCAACGGCTTGCTCGCAGCGGCCACTGGATCGGGCAAGAACGAGGGCTTCGACGAGATTCAACAAATCATGAACGCCGACGACTTCATCAGACAGTCGGCGAGACGCTCCGCAGGTTACGGCCGGGACCAATACCGCATCGCCTTTCTCGGCGTGCCAAGCGTTGCTGGACGGTGGCAGCTTCAGTTTGGTGGACACCATCTGGCGCTGAACCATACATACGCCGAGGGGGTGCTGACCGGCGCCACGCCTTCGTTCAGAGGGGCGGAGCCGACATCTTTCGAGTTCGCCGGCTTCTTGAACCAGCCAATGATGCGCAAGCTCAGGGCGATGAGCGCGCTCATCTCAAGTCTGGATCGCTCGCAGGCCAGCTCCGCTCGTTTCACCCGTTCGCCCGGACATCTTGTCGCCGGGCCGGGTCGCGACTGGCATTATCCTGTCAAACCCTACGGGATCCAGGCAACGGATCTGACCGTCGAGCAGCGGCAGATGCTTCGATCGATCATTGAATCCTATGTGCGCGATACCGATGACGCAAATGCAGCCAGGTTGACGGCGATTTACGACGGCGAACTGGATCAAACCTTTGTCAGCTTCTTCGGTGACGCGACTCTCGATCGGGATGGAGACTATTTCCGAATAGATGGTCCATCCGTGTGGATCGAACTGATGATGGATGGGCCGTGGAGTTTTTTGAAGCCGCATCCGCATTCGGTCTGGCGCGACAAGAATACCGACTATGGCGGTGTCAGGGGCTGA